TCGTTCTCTGTCCATGCATTAAGTGAAACGGGAAAAAAAGGATCGACACAGAAACAGCaggacgagagagagagcgagagagagagagcgagagagaaaacgCGTTTACAAGAGAAAAAATCCATCTAGTCCACCCTCCAAAGTCAATGAATATTGTGGCAGAGAAGCCGTCGCGGTGGAGTCGGCCGGCGCCGCGCTTTCCTAAAATATGACCAGGGGTGCTCGGACGTGTCGGCAGCAAGATGACGGCTTAAACATCCGCTCTGCACCCCGCCAGCACGAGAAGCCATCCGCTGATTCGGAACGGGCCCAGCGATGGCGACTGAGCTTGGCCTCCTTCTTGTTTGCGAGCGTCCTGCTCGCTGATCGCCTGTGCCTCTGCGCCGCGGCCATACGGACGAGCACTAAAGGCGAGCGACGGGACGCGGTGGCGTTCAGGGACACGAGGGAACAGGTGCACCGATCTTCTCCCGGCACCACCGACTATACTCATCTTTACGCAGGGAATTCTAGCACACCTCTGTGGAGACTGGAAGCGTGTCACCCCGACAGCGTCTCCAAAAGCTGCTTCGCGGTGGCGGACCCCGTGTCCGCGTGTTCGGGCCTCTCGGACGCCGAGTGGAACCTGAGTGATTTGTACCTGCCCTTTTGTGATTCCTACTCCCTTTTGGATTTGTTTTACGGGTTCTCGAGTCCGGACAACGTGAGCTGCGGCCTCGACATGTCGGCGTGTTCCCGGTGCGTCGAGGCTTACCAGCGCCTCGACCGGCGAGCTCAGGAGACGTACCATGAGTTTGAGCTCCTGGTTCAGAAATACGAAACGGACGCGTATTCGGTGCGGACATGCATGGATGAATGCACGGTAGGAATCGCTCATTTGCAGGCCGCAACGCGGCTTGTCTGCGTTTTACCCGCAAATTAGCGGACATACTTCGCATTTGTGCCGTAATgtgtgttgttttctttgctattCATAGTGTGCTTCGGGGGTTTGATCCACGTACAAAGAGTGCTTAAATTACAGTCTTCTTGTGAccgctgtgtttgtgtgtgtgtgtgtgtggtgcgcGCGGCCGTGTGCTCCTGCTGTGCGCGCACTTGTGGATTATTGCAAAAAAGGAAGCGAGACCTTTCATGTGTTGGGACCCAGCGCTTCCAGTACTGTATAAAGGGTCACACACCAACCAGAACATTGTTTATCATAGTGAGGGTCCTGCATTCCGTGTCCCCTTTAAATCTTCAACGGCAAAACCTATTAAACTAATCTAGTTTATTTCCAGATGAGGCATTGATGCTCCTCAGTTGAAGGAGAACTAAACGTCTTACACAACGAAACATGAGCTGTTTCACAGCTGTGGCCTTTCTTGGGTTTAGTGTTTTGTGCCTTTGCTCGAAAAAACAATCAGGAAGAGGAGAAGCACGTATGATCATTTGGATGCTTGATGCTTTGTGTTTgctgatttacagtatatttgcacccgtgtgtgtgtgtgtgtgtgtgtgttatggcgCAGTATTTTGTGGCATTTCAATAACGTTAATAGCGGAACAGTGGGTTTTTTCTTAGCTAATCCCCGGAAGGCTCTTGCATTCATTGCTCAGTGCTGAGCAACATGTTTCAGGAGACGTTAAAggttttttgctttaaataaaactgctctACAATTTTGTTGAGCTTTGGTAAGTAGTACTCGAAGATAACATGGCGTGATGGAAATGGTGCTAagcagcatatactgtacaccactACATTTCTGTCCTGTCTTTCTGACAAAGAGCATACAGCCTGTCACATACGTAttatattttgatttcatttcattacttattactacatttaattatttcactGATTTTGCAGCATTCTCGTTTCTGCTGTTGGATCCTTTGGTAGGTGTTTCTGAGCAGATGCTGTTTCTTGTCCATGGTCCTGAAATCAGGACAAGTCTTACACTGGCACAAAGTGGTATCTAAATCAAAGGTTCTCAAACTTTATTTAGCCTATATTGCTCTGTTTAACTGCAACTGAA
The DNA window shown above is from Clarias gariepinus isolate MV-2021 ecotype Netherlands chromosome 5, CGAR_prim_01v2, whole genome shotgun sequence and carries:
- the LOC128524165 gene encoding NALCN channel auxiliary factor 1 — its product is MTRGARTCRQQDDGLNIRSAPRQHEKPSADSERAQRWRLSLASFLFASVLLADRLCLCAAAIRTSTKGERRDAVAFRDTREQVHRSSPGTTDYTHLYAGNSSTPLWRLEACHPDSVSKSCFAVADPVSACSGLSDAEWNLSDLYLPFCDSYSLLDLFYGFSSPDNVSCGLDMSACSRCVEAYQRLDRRAQETYHEFELLVQKYETDAYSVRTCMDECTTVYKHWLCFQYFQTTQMHCSNRIPCRQYCLEVQQRCPFILPDNDELIYGGSPSFICTGLLEDSSSDVEAECCDVRWDSKSDNSSKGTLKRTHPSCQHGTSLSSSANSRLCNSRLKLCLLVLVLLHTVATITASHNLSTMSSLEENSTNEE